Within Actinosynnema pretiosum, the genomic segment GTTCCATATCCCCTATCGGACGCTAAGCCGGGAACCTTGACACGATCCGGTGCTTAATCCGTCAAGAACTTCGTCTCAGGGTCTGCGTTCGGGGGTTCCCCGGAACGGAGCAGCGCCGTCGGCATCCAGGGAGACGCCTCGGCCGCGCGACGGCTCGCGGGCGTGGAACGCAGCAACACGCAGCTCAGAGCGTTGGCGGCCCGATCGAGGTCGTCGTGGCGCTCCGCAGTAGTGCGGACTGGGGAGTTCGTGGCGAGGACAAGAGCCGTCGGCCAGGACAACGAGAACAAGAGAAGCCGGGCAGTGTGATTTAGGTCACAGACCAGGAGTTCAGTGCCCCGGTGGACGCTTTCGGGGGTCGCCCACACCACCAGAGCGGTGCCCAGGACCAGGCGGGACTTGAGGATGTGTCGCGTCCCGCCACGCGCTCGGGCGAGCGCGAGCGCGGCTTCCCCGTGCGGAACGGCGTCGGCGGGGGCGCCGGAGGCCAGGGCGATCTCGGCGGCGATCCAGTGGTGGCGCACGAGGGTGCGCCAGGAGTGGGCGGCGGGCGGGGGTTCGACGGGCGGGGCGGCCGGGGCAGCGGTGGCCGAAGGCCCGCCGGGCAGGACGGCGTGGGCGGCGGGGGGAACAGCGGCGGCCGAGGGCCCGGCGGGCGTGGCGGCGCGAGCGGCGCGAGCGGCGGCGGGGGGAACAGCGGCGGCCGGGGCGGCGTGGACCGCGGCGGCCCCACCGGTGCGGGCCGGACCGGTGGCGGTTGAGCAGGCGGGGGCCGGGCCGGTGGAGGCCGGCTCAACAGCCGCCAAGCCGGTGGGGACCCGGCCTGCGGGGACCGGCTCAGCAGCTGTCGAACCAGCAGGGACCCGACCGGCAGGGCCCTGGCCAGCGGCGGCCCTGGCGACAGTGCCCCGGCCGGCGGTGGCCGTGGCGGCGGGGACTGCGGTGGCCGAAGTGGCGGGTGGGTTCTCCGGGCGGTCGGGGAGTTGGAGTGCGGCGGCGTGCAGGCGGCGGGCCTCGGTGAGGTTGCCCGCGCCGATGGCGTCGGCGGCCAGGCCGAGGAGGGCGTCCGCCCTGGCGCCGAGGGGGTCGATGCCGTCGGGGTCGTGCGCGAAGAGCGCCGGGGCGGGGGCGGTGGACAGGGCCAGGGAGTCGAAGCGGCGGGCGGTGCGGTGGTCGCCGAGCTGGCGGTGGTGGGAGGCGAGGGCGCTGGCGGCCAGTGAGGTGAAGAGGTCGGGTCGCGGGCGGTGGACCAGGGAGGTGAGGGCGGCGGACGCGGCGGCGTAGTGGCCCTGGGCGCCCAGGACCACCGCGGCCAGCCAGGCGTCCGCCGGGGAACCGCGCAGGGCGCGCCACACCTCGACGTCCGGGCGGGCGCCGAAAGCGGCGTCGCGCAGCTCCGGGTCCACGGCCCGCGGACGGGCGGGTGCGCGGACGGGCGCGGCGATGGGGGCTGGGCGGACCGGGTGGGCGGGTGTCACCCAGCCATCTTCCGGGGCTCCGGGCCCCGCTGGTCGAACCGCGTGATCCGTCCGCCGCACGCGGGCGGGCCGCAACCGGGCCAAACGGACGACACTAGGGCCGCACACGCCCCATCGGGCGCACGTGAGCGGTCAATCGGGCGGGAACCGGGCAGGAAACTGTGCGATCGGGCAGCCCGCAGGTCCACCGCCTGACCGAGTCCACCGCCTGACCGAGCCCACCGCCCGGTCAGCAGACCGCGCGCTCGATCGCCGCCACCGCCACCGGCAGGTCGTCGATGCGCTCCGCGGGCGCGGGCACCACGCCCCGCTGCCACCCCGGCCCACCCGCGAAGACCCTGACCTGCTGCCTCGTCCTCGGCAGCGCCGCGACCACTCCCGGATCGGCGTAGCGCGGCAGGTGCGCCCACAGGACCACCGCGGACGGCGCGGTCCTGCGGATGGCCGACGCCAGCGCCGCCGCGGGCAGGGACGCGCCCAGCTGCATCACGCCCAGCCCGCGCCTGGCCAGCTCCGCCGCCAGCGGGCGCAGCGGCAGGCTGTGGCGCTCGTCCGGCACGCACGCCAGCAGCACCGGCCGGTGGTTGCGCGGGTCCGCCACCAGCGGGGTCGCCCTGGTCATCGCCGCCGCCACGCACTCCTCCAGCAGGTGCGACACCTCGACCCCGGCCCCCGAGTGCTCCCACTTCGCGGCGATCGCCGTCAGCACCGGCAGGACCACCTCGCCCCAGGTCGCGACCACCCCGTCCGCGTCGATCGCGTCCGCCAGGATGGTCTGCGCGGCCACCGAGTCCATCGCCAGCGCCGCCCGCCCCAGGCCCCGCGCGGGCCTGCCCGCCCCCGGCATCCGCAGGCCGCGCACCCCGGCGGGCGACGGCCCGCCCGCGTCCAGCTCGCCGATCGCGAGCGGCGCCTGCTGGACGTCCGGGGCGGGCACCGGGGTGCTCAGCGCGTACTTGGCGGCCTCCGCCGAGGTGGCCCCGCGCAGCAGCGCCCGCTGCATCAGCTCCAACCGGGCCACGTCCAGCGGCGCGTACTTCCGGTGTCGCCCTGTCGTGTGATCACTGGGTCCCAGGCCGTACCGCCGGTCCCAGGTGCGCAGCGTCGCCGGGGCGACCCCGAGCCTGCGGGCCGCGGCGGCCACCGACAGGGTCACCACCTGCGCGGGATCACCTTGACCTGCAACGGCTTCTTCCCGCGCGCCACCGGTCGGCGGGGACGTCGAGCGGGTGAGCGGGTTCACCCCGTAATCGTCGGTTCACCAGCCGTTACGAGCAAATCCGGAGTTCAAACCCGGTGATCACCCATTGGCTGAATTGCGGTCCCACAAGCCCGGACGGTCTTGAACAACCATTGGCGCGGTTCTACGGTGGATCACTGTTACGCCAAATGGAGCAGTTCCCGTCCGTGGCCAAGGAGGCGGTCTCGATGGCGGACACCCGAAGGCTCCCCGGTCCCAACGCCGATCTGTGGGACTGGCAGATGCGCGGCTCCTGCCGCGGGATGGACAGCGCGTTCTTCTTCCACCCCGACGGGGAACGCGGACCGGCACGAGCCAGACGGGAGGCACGGGCGAAGGCCGTCTGCCTGTCCTGCCCCGTCCTGGAGATGTGCCGCAGGCACGCCCTTGCCGTGCAGGAGCCGTACGGCATCTGGGGCGGCCTCTCGGAATCCGAGAGGGACGGGATCATCAAAGCGAGGAAGCGCAGGCTCACCCTCACCTGATGACCCGTGCGGGAAAGGGGCGACACCACCAGGTGCCGCCCCTTTCGCGCGTCCGGGGGCGGAACGCGCCGGAGCGGGCCACCACCGGCGGAAGCACCGGCCGGGCAGGACGGGGCGAGCCGGGGACGGCGGACGTCGCGCCCAGCGAACGCCTCGCCCCGGAGAAGCGGAACCGGCGGGCTCCCCGTGGGGCGCCCGCCGGTTCGGCGTCGAGCTGGGCGGGCCACCCGACCGGTCGTGGGGACCGAGCCGGTGACCCCGGAGATCAGTGCCCGTGGCCGTGCCCGTGGCCGTGGCCACCGGCCGCGGCGGGCTCCTCTTCCTTCTTCTCCACGACGGCGCTCTCCGTGGTGAGCACCATGCGGGCGATCGAGGCGGCGTTGGTGACCGCGGAGCGGGTCACCTTCACCGGGTCGATGATGCCCGCCTCGAGCAGGTCGCCGTAGGACAGCGTGGCGGCGTTGAGGCCGAAGCCCCAGTCGGCCTCGCGGACCTTGTTGACCGCGACCGCGCCCTCCTGGCCGCCGTTCGCGGCGATCCAGAACAGCGGGGCGCCCAGGGCCTCGCGGACCAGGGCGACACCGGTGGCCTCGTCGCCGGTCAGGCCGAGCCCGCCGTCGAGCACCTTCGACGCGTGGATCAGCGCCGAACCGCCGCCGGGGACGATGCCCTCCTCGACCGCGGCCTTGGTGGCGGCGACCGCGTCCTCGATGCGGTGCTTGCGCTCCTTGAGCTCGGTCTCGGTGGCCGCGCCGACCTTGATCACGGCGATGCCGCCGGACAGCTTGGCCAGCCGCTCCTGCAGCTTCTCGCGGTCCCAGTCGGAGTCGCTGGCCTCGATCTCGCGGCGCAGCTGCTCCGCGCGACCGGCCACGTCCGCCTTGGTGCCCGCGCCGTCCACGATCGTGGTGTTGTCCTTGGAGACCACGACGCGGCGGGCGGAGCCCAGCACGTCGAGACCGGCCTCGGACAGCTTCAGGCCCACCTCGGCGGCGATGACCTGGCCGCCGGTGACGACCGCGAGGTCGTCCAGGAACGCCTTGCGGCGGTCGCCGAAGAACGGCGCCTTGACCGCGACCACGCGCAGCGTCTTGCGCAGGGCGTTGACCACCAGGGT encodes:
- a CDS encoding MerR family transcriptional regulator, yielding MVTLSVAAAARRLGVAPATLRTWDRRYGLGPSDHTTGRHRKYAPLDVARLELMQRALLRGATSAEAAKYALSTPVPAPDVQQAPLAIGELDAGGPSPAGVRGLRMPGAGRPARGLGRAALAMDSVAAQTILADAIDADGVVATWGEVVLPVLTAIAAKWEHSGAGVEVSHLLEECVAAAMTRATPLVADPRNHRPVLLACVPDERHSLPLRPLAAELARRGLGVMQLGASLPAAALASAIRRTAPSAVVLWAHLPRYADPGVVAALPRTRQQVRVFAGGPGWQRGVVPAPAERIDDLPVAVAAIERAVC
- a CDS encoding WhiB family transcriptional regulator, producing the protein MADTRRLPGPNADLWDWQMRGSCRGMDSAFFFHPDGERGPARARREARAKAVCLSCPVLEMCRRHALAVQEPYGIWGGLSESERDGIIKARKRRLTLT
- the groL gene encoding chaperonin GroEL (60 kDa chaperone family; promotes refolding of misfolded polypeptides especially under stressful conditions; forms two stacked rings of heptamers to form a barrel-shaped 14mer; ends can be capped by GroES; misfolded proteins enter the barrel where they are refolded when GroES binds), with the protein product MPKQISFDEDARRALERGVNKLADTVKVTLGPRGRHVVLDKKFGGPTVTNDGVTIAREIELDDPFENLGAQLAKSVATKTNDIAGDGTTTATVLAQAMVRVGMRNVAAGANPTALGKGIQAAADAVVDALKAKATPVKGRDNIAQVGTVSSRDESIGSLLGEAIEKVGEDGVITVEESSTMATELHITEGVQFDKGYVSAHFATDLEAQETVFEDARILLHREKISALADLLPLLEKVAEAGKPLVIIAEDVEGEALSTLVVNALRKTLRVVAVKAPFFGDRRKAFLDDLAVVTGGQVIAAEVGLKLSEAGLDVLGSARRVVVSKDNTTIVDGAGTKADVAGRAEQLRREIEASDSDWDREKLQERLAKLSGGIAVIKVGAATETELKERKHRIEDAVAATKAAVEEGIVPGGGSALIHASKVLDGGLGLTGDEATGVALVREALGAPLFWIAANGGQEGAVAVNKVREADWGFGLNAATLSYGDLLEAGIIDPVKVTRSAVTNAASIARMVLTTESAVVEKKEEEPAAAGGHGHGHGHGH